TATGATCATGATATAAAAACATTATGCAACTTTGTGcgcttttattaatgtttaattattgATATACAACAGaatattacattataaaaacaGTGGGGTTGTAGAttgtacattaaatatattattataaaacaaataagaaatAGACTTATAAATACATTTACTAAGTTAAAGACATTACAAGTTTGTTTTACACTGATGAAATTTTATGTTGCTACAGCGGTTTTGGTCTTATTTTGTATTGGTAGGAATAACTTAAACTCAGCTGGAAGTTCATCTTCTGAATACAGCCTATCTGAGAAGTAAACTCTTCTAATTCTGCAGTTTGCATGTATTTGTACCCTGAGAGTTTCTACATAATTTGTTCCATAGGCTCTTCGAGTAAAATCTGCCAGATTGAACTGGATTTGATTCCAACCTTCATCAAGCCGCATTGGCATGGTACAAATGAAGGGCTTCACCCGAGTCGTAGACTGATAATTGCTTGCTCTGAACCTTCGACGTACATTCTTGTCATCCAAAACCTGTAAAAAGACGtgtttgaggttataaataaatcatgtaagtattacatatttttattaggttaAGTTTTACTCTCTTGatttgatagaaaaatacaaatGGTAATAAGCCGGAAAAGTAATCATATGCTCACCTGGACTTCGAAGGTGAAGTATTTCTTCAGGTTCTTTATTATCATAACCAGAAAAGGCAGCTTGATACCAAGCGTTTTTTTAGGATCAGCAGGACACGTAATGTACGTGGTGCTAACATTGGTGCCAACTATTTCTAGCACTAGACTCTGAATGTCGTTGTCCGTGATCCTCTTTATGTGCCCATTTCGCACCTTTTTGTCCCAAATTT
Above is a window of Helicoverpa zea isolate HzStark_Cry1AcR chromosome 1, ilHelZeax1.1, whole genome shotgun sequence DNA encoding:
- the LOC124631515 gene encoding cilia- and flagella-associated protein 20; its protein translation is MFKNTFQSGFLSILYSIGSKPLQIWDKKVRNGHIKRITDNDIQSLVLEIVGTNVSTTYITCPADPKKTLGIKLPFLVMIIKNLKKYFTFEVQVLDDKNVRRRFRASNYQSTTRVKPFICTMPMRLDEGWNQIQFNLADFTRRAYGTNYVETLRVQIHANCRIRRVYFSDRLYSEDELPAEFKLFLPIQNKTKTAVAT